One Neochlamydia sp. AcF84 genomic window, TGCAATAACATTAAGGCCTAATGAGCAAAGCAGAACATAAAAACACCTGGCAATTGGCAGAAGAGGCTGGTTTACAAACCCCTTACGCTTTTCAACATCTACTACGCCGTGGTTTATGGCAAGCAGATGCAATCAGAGATAGTTTGCAAATGGAAGTGCTGAAAGATAAAGAAGGAGGCATAGTAGCTATAGATGAGACGGGATTTTCAAAGAAAGGTAAGCATTCAGCAGGAGTGGCAAGACAATATAGTGGAACAGCAGGAAGAATTGAAAATTGCCAAGTAGGGATTTTCCTTTCTTATGCAACTAACCAAGGCCGCGTACTAATTGATCGAGAGCTATATATCCCTGAAGAATGGTTTTTAGATGAAGAACGTAGAGCAAGAGCTGGTATATCTAAAGAAGTTAAATTCAAAACGAAAATACAATTAGCCATGTTGATGCTACAGCGAGCTTTCGGCCATGGGATCAGGCCTTCTTTAAGTATTGGGAGACGAGGTATAGGGAGTTTATCCTTTAAGAGCTTATCTAGAGAAAGAATGCTGTCCTTATATATTAGCTGTACCCTCTAATTACCATGTGAGCGTAGATTTTGATCGAAGTCCAGCCAGCCACTTTCTTGCAGAAACTAAGCCAAAAGATTGGCAGAGTTTATCGGCAGGAAAAGGAGCGAAAGGCGAACGCTATTACCATTGGTATCGTCTAGAAGTCAATTCAGATAGCCCTGAAGGGTGGACACGTTGGCTTTTATTAAGACGTAACATGAAAGACCCTCGCGATGTAGCTTATTATATAGCTTGTTGTCCCAATAATGTTACTTTACATGATATGGTCAAAGCCGCAGGAAATGGAAGAAGAAGCTTCAATTCCATAATGTTCCTTCATCTTTTCTCCTACTTTTCCAAAAGCAATATCTGCTCCAAAGTCGGTTATTGCTCGCTCTAAT contains:
- a CDS encoding transposase encodes the protein MSKAEHKNTWQLAEEAGLQTPYAFQHLLRRGLWQADAIRDSLQMEVLKDKEGGIVAIDETGFSKKGKHSAGVARQYSGTAGRIENCQVGIFLSYATNQGRVLIDRELYIPEEWFLDEERRARAGISKEVKFKTKIQLAMLMLQRAFGHGIRPSLSIGRRGIGSLSFKSLSRERMLSLYISCTL